From the Lycium ferocissimum isolate CSIRO_LF1 unplaced genomic scaffold, AGI_CSIRO_Lferr_CH_V1 ctg17854, whole genome shotgun sequence genome, one window contains:
- the LOC132042781 gene encoding uncharacterized protein LOC132042781 yields MADSSRTQELSVSSQDHETTSTGNKYGGLMPKKKPLISKDHERAFFDSADWALCKQGAGVDQKSTVAIETLRPKLQRTTHQQLPPRRPACTS; encoded by the exons ATGGCAGATAGCAGCAGAACTCAAGAGCTTTCTGTCTCCTCTCAAGATCATGAG ACGACTTCTACTGGAAACAAATATGGAGGACTAATGCCAAAGAAGAAGCCTTTGATTTCTAAG GACCATGAACGTGCCTTCTTTGATTCCGCAGACTGGGCTCTATGCAAG CAAGGCGCAGGAGTTGATCAAAAATCAACAGTGGCTATAGAAACATTGCGTCCCAAATTGCAG AGAACAACTCATCAGCAACTGCCTCCTCGAAGACCTGCTTGTACATCTTGA